In the Aeromicrobium fastidiosum genome, CAGCCGGGACGCGGGACGCGGTGCAGGAACACCGTGAGCTGCACCGTCATCGACTTCTGGTGCCCGTCGCCGAGCTCGAGCACCGGCGGGGCGAACGAGTCGCACAGCAGCGCCAGGGCCGGCAGGTCGATCGCGCGTCCGTCGTGGAGGCGCTGCCACAGCGCGATCGACGGGTCGCCGGACGGTGCGCCGGCCGCCCAGCCCGGCATCGAGGCGAGCCGGTAGTCGATGCGGCCGAAGAGCCCGTCGGCCGGCATGCCGTGGTCGAGCGGATCGGCGCACCGGTCGGGCGGGGGCAGCTGCGGAGGCGCGCCGAGCTCGCTGGTCGGGCCGTCCGGCCGGGGTCCGAAGCTCGCCGTCATCGTGGCGATCTGCCGCTCGCCCTGCCAGAGCGTGGCGCTGCCCGTCTGCACGCGGCGTCCCTGACGGGCCGACGCCGTGCGGATCTCGGCCGGCCCCGGCACGGGTGCCGTGAGATACGTGATGGCCGCCACGAGTGGGTCGTCGGCACCTGTCTCGTCGTGCAGCCCGCGCAGCAT is a window encoding:
- a CDS encoding thioesterase family protein translates to MTADYYDLDTASVSRGDGVRDATLTDRWNTPLGTPNGGYILATMLRGLHDETGADDPLVAAITYLTAPVPGPAEIRTASARQGRRVQTGSATLWQGERQIATMTASFGPRPDGPTSELGAPPQLPPPDRCADPLDHGMPADGLFGRIDYRLASMPGWAAGAPSGDPSIALWQRLHDGRAIDLPALALLCDSFAPPVLELGDGHQKSMTVQLTVFLHRVPRPGWIATRLSTRHVVDGFHDEDCELWDEDGNLVAQSRQLGILL